The Deinococcus deserti VCD115 region CGGACGTCATGGCGGACGTGCACTTCCAGGCCAGGGGCCAGGATCAGGCGGGTGAAGCGTTCCGGAGAGGGGGGCAGGACCGAGGGAGACGAAGCCAGCACCGGGCGTGTGGCGGGTGCGGGACTGGGTCGTTTGAGCGCCTGCAGGTATTCCAGGGCCGGGTTGCTGGTCTGCACTTCGAGCTGGGTTTCCCCGGTGAGCAGGGCCTCAAGTTCAGGGTCGCTGCGGGTCTGGAGGGTGCCCTGCAGGGCGGCGGCGCCGAAGCCTTCGGCCATGAGTTTGCGCAGGGCCAGCAGTTGCAGCAGGTGGCGGCGGGTGTAGCGGGCTTCACGGCCCACCCTGAGGGGTTCGTCGAGCAGGCGTTCGGTGGTGTAGTGGCGGACGAGGCGGGCGTTGACGTCGTCTTTGGTGCGGCCAGCCCTGTCGAGGGGCAGGAGGTCGGGAAGACGGCGGTTGGCGGTTTCGACGAGGTCGTCAAGGGTGCCGGACCAGTCTTCCGGGAGGATCAGCGCTGACATGGCCCACCATAATGCTGCCAAGATAGATTGTCAACAAGTCAGTGTCTTTGTAAGTGTTGGAAACGCGGTTCCACTTGATCATGCCGCTCCACGACGCTGAAATGTGCTGGACAAGCCGACACATGGATCCGCACAGCTGAACTGTCCTGCTCGCCGCCGTGGGGCACGTTTCCCCGATCACCCGAGTCTTCATCCTTCCAGTGCGCTCAGACACCAGAGGTCCTCGCTGACCGGTACCGTGGTGTAAGTCTGCCGGTAGACCGTGATCAGCATGCCGTCCTGGACGATAAAGCGCATGTCGCCGAGGGAATACATCCGGGCCCGTCCGGGCCGCACACCCATGAAGCGAGCGCGGCGCAGCCGGTCGCGGGCGGCTGACCAGCTGAGATTCCCGGCGAAGCGTTCCTGAAAGCGTTCAACCGCGTGCACACTCAACATCACGTCGTTCATAGGTGTTCCTCCTGATGTGCAGTCTCGGCGCGTCACACGACAGGCGCTGACAGGGACAGCGAAGGTGGACCGCGTCACCTGGTGACGCGGCCCACCTTCAAGCTGAAAGCATGCCCTCGGGTCCTGTTCCGGCAACCCAAGAGGATCTTTCATGGCGACCCTTACTCTTACAGTCCTTGCTGGCTGCTCTCGGGTCAAGCGGGCTGACACGCCGGCGGGTTGGGGCCCAACCTTGGAGGAGACGGACACCTGGCACAACTCGCAGCACAGAGAAGTGTCACATCAATGTCCACCTGGGTCTTCAAGGTGTGACGCTTTTTTCCGCTCGGTGCCGGTCTGGAACTTCGGAGCTGGACCGGGCGTTAGATCCGTCCGCGCACCAGGTCGATCAGCCGGCCCAGCACGTGCCGGCCATCCACCCTTAGTCCATCGTGCTCGAACTCGTTGGTCAGCCATATACGGGCTCCCTGGATCAGGCTGGCCGTTTCCTCGGAAAAGCGGCGTTCGACGTACATGTCCTCGGCGTACACGGCGGCAGCCACCGGTACCGTATTCCGCTGCAGTTGCTCCGTGTCGTACAGCGTGCCCCACGGCTCTGCCGCCAGCTGACTGGCCGCCTCACGCAAAGGGGAGAGCGCCGCGTACTCCTCGAACATCCATGGATACACCATCTCACCGGTGAGGAGCTCCGGCGCCCCATATTCCTCAGGCAGGGTTCGCTGCGCAGACCAGTTCGTCGTGTGCCCGTCGGCCCAGCAGGCTTCGTGGAGCGCGGCGTACAGCGGGTTTCGTGCGAAGCTGAGCGCGCCGGCCACGTCGTGGAGGAACGCCGGCGAGTCGCTTGGCAGGTCAAGCAGGTAATGCAGCTTCTCCAGGCCGGTGCTCATGCCTAGCAGATGCCCCAGCTGCTGGAAGCGATGGGGGGTCAGCCGGTCACCGTTTGGCAGCCGGATGTCCTGCTCGCTCAACCGCAGCATCAGCGTCCGGACCCGCTCCAGGTCCTGGGGATAGCGCGTATAGAAGCGCTCGTTTCGCTCCAGCACCCGCGCGTACGTGGCCGCATACACCTCGTCCGGGTGACGGCCGATTGCGGGAAGGCCGCCGGTGATCAAGGCTTCCGCGAGACTCTCTGGTGCCAGGCTCAGGTAGGTCGTGACGCAGAACCCCCCAAAACTTTGCCCCAGCACACTCCAACGCTCGGCGCCCAGGGCCTGACGGATGAATTCAGCGTCACGCACAATGGCGTCCGCCCGGAAGTGTTTCAGGTAAGCTGCCTGCTCCGCCGCCGTCAAATGACTCAGCGTGCCAACAGGCGTTGAGCGCCCGGTGCCCCTCTGGTCAAGCAGGAGCACCCGGTAATCCTCAAGGGCCCGGGCCAGCCATCCCGGCTGCTGCGGCGAGAGTGGCCGGGGCGCTTCGGACCCTGGACCGCCATTGAAGAACACCAGGAAGGGCCGTGCCTGGCCTTCAGGAAGGGCCACCTCGCGCGCGAACACGGTGATCAATAGACCCTGCGGACAATCATGGACTAGCGGAATCTGGAATTCATGATCGGTGACCGTCAGGCCAGGCGTACGGTAAGTCATGGACACGGAACAATTATCCGTGTCAGGCCGACCGCTGGTACAAGATTCAAAGTGTGAGTTAGAGCCTGCGCCGGGCATGTTGCAAAAATGATTTCGGCGCTGGCTTCCCGAGATGAGCCAGCTGTCGTTTCCTTCCGGGCTGACTTCAAGGATGACCTTTGTAGCAATACTGAGTTTTCCGGGTGCCAGTGAACGTCGCCTGAAGGTGCAGATTGGCACTGCTCAACCTTAGATGCAGGCCCTGAATACCCTAGAAATAGTTGCTGGAATGACTAATCGCTTAAAAAGCGTGTCCAGGACGACATAAAATAATCCTTCTCCCTAATCGCTTTTAAGGCACCTTTGGAGGAGTGCCCGGCCTCTGTATGCTCCTCCGACTTTCCTGCCATTTTTAGCACTAATCAGACTTAGCTCTAAAAGGAGGATGAAAACAGCCTGAAGTCACGCCCAAAAACCAGTCTATTTACATCAGATTCGAAACGGTCCCTGAGGCTTTTTGGAAATTGAGCGGGAAAGCGGTAGGTTCCGACTGGCGCCTCATGCAGTTGCCACCAGAATGAAAGTAGATATACCCCTCATCAATAGGTGTAAAACCACCGACGTCCTTTCGAGCACAATCGGTATAGATTCCTGACGAAAGGATTGCTGCGCTTATAAAAGTCATCCCACGCTGATTCGAATTTGGGCGTTGGAATTCAAATTCTTGGAACCCAGATACACGCCGCTTTTCTCAAGCGCTTGACAACGTTTTCTTGGGCGAGTAATCTCGTAGCACGGGAACAACTTACCGGCCCCGGTTACAGCAGGCCGCCATTGTGGGTTATTCTTTCCGCCTCTTCTCCAGAAGCAGGTTTACCTTGTGATGAATAGAAACGTGACGATCAAAGACATCGCCAGAGCAGCGGATGTGTCCATCAGTACGGTTTCCCGGACGCTGAACGGATCGTCAACAGTGGCTCCAGACAAACAGCAGCGGGTGCTGGAAGCAGCAGCTCGCCTGGGCTATGAGCCCAATGCTGCGGCACAGGGACTGGTGCGGGGCCGGTCCATGACCATCGGCGTGCTGACGCAGGACATCGCCAGTCCGTTCTACAACGAGGTGGCGCGTGGGATCGACGTCGGCTTCGTGGACACTGGCTACCAGCCAATTTTTGTCAACGGCCACTGGGAACTTCAGGACGAGTCGGCTGCTATCTCCGCCCTTACGCGGCGCCAGGTCGACGGCCTGATCATTCTGGGAGGGCGTCTCAAGGACGATCAGCTGCACGCCCTCGCCGCACGCTTTCCCCTGGCTCTTGTTGGACGGCGGGTCGCTGGCCTGGAACGGCGCAGCCTGAAGGTAGATAACATCCATGGGGCGTGGCTGGCCACGACACACCTGATTCAGATGGGGCACCGGCGTATTGCACATATCACCGGGATGGCGTCCCACCGGGACGCGCTTGATCGCCTGGAAGGCTACCGGCTGGCCCTGGCGGACGCTGGCGTGCCGTTTGATCCGCACCTGATCTATGAGGGTGATTTCCATGAGCCATCTGGCAGTCAGGCAGTGGACCACTGGCTGGGTCAGGGCACTGCCTTCTCTGCCATCTTTTCTGCCAACGATCAGATGGCTTACGGCGCCCGGCTCGGCTTGTATCGCAAGGGTATCCGGGTTCCGGAGGACGTCT contains the following coding sequences:
- a CDS encoding MerR family transcriptional regulator; this encodes MSALILPEDWSGTLDDLVETANRRLPDLLPLDRAGRTKDDVNARLVRHYTTERLLDEPLRVGREARYTRRHLLQLLALRKLMAEGFGAAALQGTLQTRSDPELEALLTGETQLEVQTSNPALEYLQALKRPSPAPATRPVLASSPSVLPPSPERFTRLILAPGLEVHVRHDVRLPRSKLEQDRLAQMFLDALNSLRRPT
- a CDS encoding alpha/beta fold hydrolase, which gives rise to MSMTYRTPGLTVTDHEFQIPLVHDCPQGLLITVFAREVALPEGQARPFLVFFNGGPGSEAPRPLSPQQPGWLARALEDYRVLLLDQRGTGRSTPVGTLSHLTAAEQAAYLKHFRADAIVRDAEFIRQALGAERWSVLGQSFGGFCVTTYLSLAPESLAEALITGGLPAIGRHPDEVYAATYARVLERNERFYTRYPQDLERVRTLMLRLSEQDIRLPNGDRLTPHRFQQLGHLLGMSTGLEKLHYLLDLPSDSPAFLHDVAGALSFARNPLYAALHEACWADGHTTNWSAQRTLPEEYGAPELLTGEMVYPWMFEEYAALSPLREAASQLAAEPWGTLYDTEQLQRNTVPVAAAVYAEDMYVERRFSEETASLIQGARIWLTNEFEHDGLRVDGRHVLGRLIDLVRGRI
- a CDS encoding LacI family DNA-binding transcriptional regulator → MTIKDIARAADVSISTVSRTLNGSSTVAPDKQQRVLEAAARLGYEPNAAAQGLVRGRSMTIGVLTQDIASPFYNEVARGIDVGFVDTGYQPIFVNGHWELQDESAAISALTRRQVDGLIILGGRLKDDQLHALAARFPLALVGRRVAGLERRSLKVDNIHGAWLATTHLIQMGHRRIAHITGMASHRDALDRLEGYRLALADAGVPFDPHLIYEGDFHEPSGSQAVDHWLGQGTAFSAIFSANDQMAYGARLGLYRKGIRVPEDVSLVGFDDLPASQFALPPLTSVHQPLFEMGQQAASLILQQLKDADTSAELPLLPLTLRVRESVRYARSPAL